The DNA sequence cgattccttttttctttttctttttttgttttttaaaagaagaaaaactgaaaaattaaattataaatagttcATGTTGGTGTCTAATTTGCACCTTCAGTTCAATTCATTATtccttaatttttcattttctaatcctttttctttttctttttttctttcttttgttgtgGGGGGAGGAAAGAGAAGTTTCGGTTGCAACATTCATATTTGTTTGGTGTGATTATTTGCCATTGAAAGGGagtttggatttcaagatcaactGATTAGTTCTGACAATATTCTTGTATCTTTTTTAATTCGTGTTCATGTGTACTGCaatatttcattttcatttgACCTGCATATCTGCTGACTGCTGTACGCATGTGACTAATCATGAAAGTATAGAAATAGATAAGGCTTTGGCTGGAAAATTTTGTAGAGGCGGGAAATTTATCACCAAGACCTTTATGAGCTGAAAATTATAACCGCTGGAACAGAaaatgactctgaaaacatctaATAAGTGCTGCATTGAGCAGTGGAATCTTGTCCCTGAGGTTTTAGGATCTTGCATACTATCTGTTTAGGTGATAACGAAGAGCATGAATTGTCTATCTGTTTGGGTGATAATGAAGAGCATGAATTGTCTATGAACAAGTTTTATCATGTCAAGGTTATAGCTATATTTATGGCATCGAATAATGGAGCAGTGCAGGAAACTGAATCTTAAATTTCTCAACCCTCTCCAGTGGTTACCGTGTATGAACTAGACTTGCTCTTCAATGGAGGCTGGTCTTGAAAACTCCTAGGCCTAGTAACTTAGAAGTGGGGATGGTTCAGAAAATGGCTTAAAACAATAATGATTAGGGAATGGGTTTTGCCCGTTGATGCGTGGGAGAAGCTATTTAACTGTGCAGTTAAAGTGCTTTTGGAATGACGGTGATGGTGATGGTGGTGATGATACCGCAAGTGCTTTGGTGTCTGCCATTACATTCTTGTTATGACTTTCGGCGTCTTGCTTTAGCTGCAAAACACATTTTGACGTACCTGTGCTTTTAACCTGTTTCCCTCTCACTCCAATCTCCCCATGCCTCCCAATCATTCTACTTTCTTATTTTCGATCTCTAAATCCATTTCAAAGCAACTAGATAAAGTTTCATTCACAATGGGAATCTTCATATACCACACATGCAATGCTCTCAATTGATTCCTCTCTTCCATAATGAAATCATATGAAACCCAAACAAGAATGAGAACCACATACaggattaaaataaataaaatgagaaatatGGATTAGAAAAGCCTTTCATTGCCAAGACTCGGGTAGAATTGTGGTGAATGAAAAAAGACATTATTTGCGGGAACAATGTCTGTGAATTCAGTGCATGAGAAATATGGATTAGAAAAGCCTTTCATTGCCAAAGGCTCGAGTAGAATTATGGTGAATGAAAAAAGACATTATTTGCAGGAAACAATGTCTGTGAATTCAGTGTACTGGTTACGGGAGTAAACAAACTGAGTCTAACCAAATCGAATTTTGAATAGTTCAAAAttggttcgttaaaattttttcaaattcaaacCAAACTAACtttattcatttcaaattcAAGCAGTGTATTGATAAAACTCGAACAgtgtattaataaatttaaatttgcatgatttaataaataagtttagaCGAATCGagtatttatcaaatttaatatcAAATAGTTTACAatagttcaatttatttacatgtacaATGAATTTTActttacatataaattttaatttaaaaataataaatttaaaattaaataattttaattaaataaatatatatataaattaactcgtaaatttataaatatatgctCTTCAATTTTAACGATCCAAATATATACGAGTTTTATTAAGGATATAATATAACTATATaaagctgaattttaaaaaatttaaatttgatccaTAAAAGTATATAcagaatttgaatttatttttttttataatattaattttagtatGCTTAACGAATCtatttataaactaaaaaatgagTTGAAATTACGAGTTTTAACCAGTCAAATACTATAGAACTCAAGTTTAACGGaggctaaaaattaaattcgaaTTTGACTCATTTAGAAATCAAGTTGAATTCGATCGAATTTTTATCAAATCGAAGTTCGAGCAAACAAGTTGAATATGAGTTTGAGCTGCAATGAGTCCTATTAAATACTAAGACCTTGTTTGATTCAAACTCCCCCGGCCAAACAAGACCTTAAGTAACTTCCTTGAATTCCTGGAAAGTTGGAATAAAATTCCAACCAACCAACCAAACGGAATACATTAACTTTTTGGGAACTTAAAATCCTAAGTTAACTCCAACCAAATAATGCCTAAATCATCTTATCTTTGCCCTAGCATCAACACTAAGTAAGGTCGGAACAAGCACTTAAACAAAGAAAGCATTCTTGCTTTGGTTAACATAATAGCCTCAAGGCTGAGGAATTTTGCGAAAAGGCTAAAACTTTATATAAAggtttcaaataaattttaatgaagGATTGTATTTATGTCCAGAAATCTCCCAGTAGTTCATCCATTGTATCTGTCATTATATACAGCCAAGGGATAATCTGAAGGGATATGCTCTCCGAGCAAGCCATTTGTACACTTCAATTGCAACCGGGCAAGGAATGATTGTGAACAAACCTTACAGGTTAATGTACAAATAAGTAACAAGTGAGATTGATACTGAACCCCAACTTATTACCTACCAAGCTTTTGAGATAGGTCGCCAAGTGCACGATAAAGAATTGCTGCGGCTGGTGGCTGTGGTAGTGAGCCGAGAAGTATATCTGATGCAGTTATTGACTGGCTCCCATAGAATCTGGAATTCTCTTTTGACCGTGTCATGACAACACTCCCTTTAAGTGAACATCCAACAAATGCTCCTGCATATTCAACAATTTACATGACCAGTATTGAAGATGAAACGAGATCCAATAAAAAAGAGAGGAGAGGGCAGCCACAAAATTAGAGGGGGGGGAGAATAAAATACCCATGACTGAAATTAAAACAAGAGATTAACCTCGGGTTAAATATCATTACATCCAGAACgacatatatgaaaactttaaaaaaaaaaccaaaaaactTGTTTTAACAGAAACAAAATATTAACTGAGTCATAACAAATACCTTTACTGCAGCTGTATGTATAACAAGCAGCATAACCACCATCACCAGCTCTCAGATCAGCTTCAGCTGCTCGTCCAACAACACCAACTGCTGCACTTAAACCAGCACCCAATGAAACATGTGCATTGCCGCAAAATGTCTTCACAGCATCATTTGTTCTCAATACAATTATGAAATCTGTCAATTCCCCTCCAGCCTGCATTAAAACCAGCCCTTTAAAAATAGAACCAAACATCTCCCTAAAAGAATTCCCAAAATATAGTgttgagaattaaaaaaaaaaaaaaaaaaaaacagcatgAGGCACTTCATAAATAATTGGAAACTAAACCAAAAATCAAGCATCAGAAAATTCTCTGACCAAGCATCAACTACATGGCTTTCTAAATGACCTATACAATATAGTACTCAACAAATAATCATGTTCGTCTGTTAATTTCAATCTACAAACATTGAATGACCAACTAATTTAACAAGTGATACAGCAGTAAAACGGTTCCATTTTCCATTACAATTAGTGCATACTGTTTATATGTTGCAATCAATGTTAAAAGAGACTAATAACCTGAGCTCCCCAACCCATGCCAAATGAAGATACAGCAGAAGGTGGAGACCATGAGCCATCTTCTCTGCAGGCAATTACAAGCCCAGTTCCAACATTATAAGTGACCATGACCCCAACTTTGACAACTGTGATTATTGCAAGGCCTTTTGCTTGTTTTAGAATGGCATCTGGAATTGATTTCTCAGGTTTTAGACAAACTGCCTGACAACGGAAACACATCAAGTCAGAATTCAACAAAGCAACCACAGTTATTGCAGGAAAGTTCTATGGCTACACATATCACCTGCACCTTACTTTTATCATATTACCTGCCCCTTTATGTTTACATGATAGAAGAAAAATGTAGGTCCTTTAGGCTAATACAAGTCCTAAATAATAAGCCTTCTTGATTGAATAGCCTATCCACGTAATTACTTGTATATAATTTGTCAAGTTACAAAAATGAGAGAGACTTGAAATTTGAGTCTGAAGCCTAACCTTGTTATAACCCTGAATTGTGTTTGTTGCCTTATAAATCTCATATTCCATGGATTGTCCCCATGGAAAATTAACCCAAGATCTCAAAGTACTAAGGTCTGTCAAGTCATGGGTTGGCAATTGAGCAGCATGGCTTACTTGGTCCATCAGGTATGGCTGGACAGTCTCAAGACGcacacaacatacatcacaaACTCGTTGAGGATCTGCAACACGGAACTTTACTGGCAATAAACTCCTTCCTTTAGAGCACTCGCCACAAAATATTCCGCCACAAAACCTGCAATGATGCCTGGAGCACATAATTGGATGAAATCGTACACCACACAGCATGCAAGCAGAGGCAGAACTATCAGCCAACCATTTTGGAGGCTCAGCTTCAAGAATCTCCCTCACATTACCAAAATTGGCTTCTGTAAGAGTTTGAGCCATCTCTTGCCAAGCTTGCTCTAGTAGATGGCTTGACATCCATGAAAAATTACAACTATGAATATCACCTGAAGCAATAGCACTCACTTTTCCACGAGCTGCAAGTAACATTTCCACTATTACATCCCACATGGTCAAATCCTTCTCTTGTCCAATGACCTGGTTCCAACCTATGTCACCCTCAGGAAAATAACCACCATTCGAATGAAAACCTCTGCTCCACTCTTCATGATTATTTTCCAACATTGGTGGGACTGAAACAGGTATCCAAACCCCAGTTTCTTCAGAAAGTGGTGAGTCATAAAAGAAGTATTTCCCTAGATTTTGCTCACTGGCATGTTCTTTCTTCTCACTGTTCCTAGGATCAACTTCTCCAAATGTAGGAACTCTATGGGTTCCAATGGATGCTGCAGAATTGTAGAAATCTGTAGAACTTTCAAGTCCCCCATTATCCTGCTATCGGAATATAACTAAAGCAAATTATCAATTAGAAATAAGAAGAGAGGAGCATGAATAATAGCAGAAAGGAGATAATAACATATCATTCCAGGTCTTTGTTCAATTCTCTTCTCATTCTCAGGATGCAATTATTCTAGTTCCTGCCAAGAAAACGAGTGCCATTTATGTGCTAGTTCTTGGTTCTGATGATGTCTAGGAAATCAGCATTAGCGAATTTGATTGCATAAAAGAATCTAGAGTAGACAATTTAAGTGATGCTATGGTGTTATTTTAGGATACAGAAACACCCATAAGTTCGACGGACAGAGAAATGGTTCTCATGGATCCAATTGCATAGATAGAAGTGCATCAGAAGAATCATCCGAATTGAATTTAACATTTTCACGGATAGATAATCTTTTCTCTTCACTGGAGATGAAAAGTCTCAAATTTATATCAAACCAGTGAGGTTCCAAGGCCATTTAAGGCGGAAAATCGCTGAACTAAACAACAGAGTTGATGTTATTGATTGTGTGATGGGAAATTCTACCACGAACCGGCTGTGTACATCCTTCCAATAGAATTATGACAccacaatttaaaattaaaagaaattttattaagcCCACATATTAATATGAAATTCTCACTTTTCCGTGTACAAATTAACTTATACCCAGAATTTTCCATTGTGTAATTAAGGTCTAACATTGCTTTCATTGCGATAATCAgctcaaaattataataaacaaTCCAAAAATGACAGAACCAGCAAATGAATTATCAAGACTTCTGAGCagagagcgagagagagagaaatcatTCAAATCAAACCTAAAACACAAAAGCACGCAAACCAACCAAAgaaaataaacattcaattcaAAATATAATCCATGAGCAAGGGGACAAAATTACCGGGAGAAAATTGGAAACCCTATTCTCCAAATGCTCAATTCCTTCAACTTCATGATGAGGTTTGAGATTTAGAGAGTTACCCGCCATACCGTgcaaggaaagaagagaaattcGGCATAtaacaaaagaaaaagcaatTTGTGATGAAGAAAGCTGAGCCAACAGGGAATAGGGTTTAGGGAAGAAGGCAATAGTGATTGGGCTGATGAAGGGAATTGGGGATTGGGGTATAAAGGCGTCACCCTTTGTCGATTGCCATTGGAGTTTCCGTGCTGCTCTCAGATATCTATACAACTAATTCTTCTCGTTTTACAGTAAAATAACGACCGGATTatggttttatttgaaaaaaaaaaaaaaaaaaaaaaaaaaaaaaaaaaaagtgaatgtTTTGTAatgaaattacattttaatcacTATAATTTGGAGAAATGTAAACTTTAgtctcatatttttaaaaattttactgttAAATCCTTGATCTTTGAACTACAAATTAGATCCCAATACAGCTAACCTGCGGccaattctaataaaaataatcatactcatttagtatattttttctatttaaaataataaaatatctaaaatttataatttagttttttaatttaaattttatgttttttaattaattctaattttattaaaatttaagaggaAAATGCTGTTTAGTCTTTAACGAAATCTCTGTTTTTAAAACTAAACTTTTGAagctttaatatttaaataaacctATAAATCGGTTCCTATCCTTAGTATTACATTAAACTAGTACTAATTCtagaaaaatactaaaatttcctttattatatttttaatataaaaaataaatttttaaatttaataaaatccaCAGTTCAgccattaatttaaattttatattttttataattcaatttaacaTTTTTCAAATTGATTTATGCATATTATAAGTATTTACAAATAAGtacttatattattataaaattaacccttaaatattatatttatttacaaataagattttatattttataaattaattcttaaatgttataattatttatgaataGGCACTTATATTTTACAAGTTACTACACtccataattattttaattatttataaatagacccatatttttttacaaattgaTCTTTAAAGATTACAAATATCTATAAATAtgctcttatatatatatattttttttttgaaaaggagggatagagccctttaatttattatacaatcatgaaaaacatttatACAGTCAGCATCCAAGAGGAGCTTAATACTAGATGAAGGCAAATCAATAAGATTCATACCAAAAACTCCACCATGCGCACTATTCGCAAGATAATCCGCTACCATATTAGCTTCCCTATATATTTGCACGACCTTAACCTCCCATTCCCGCCGGATAAGAACTCTGCAATTAATAACTAAAGACTGCA is a window from the Manihot esculenta cultivar AM560-2 chromosome 16, M.esculenta_v8, whole genome shotgun sequence genome containing:
- the LOC110603985 gene encoding SH3 domain-containing protein PJ696.02 isoform X3 produces the protein MLENNHEEWSRGFHSNGGYFPEGDIGWNQVIGQEKDLTMWDVIVEMLLAARGKVSAIASGDIHSCNFSWMSSHLLEQAWQEMAQTLTEANFGNVREILEAEPPKWLADSSASACMLCGVRFHPIMCSRHHCRFCGGIFCGECSKGRSLLPVKFRVADPQRVCDVCCVRLETVQPYLMDQVSHAAQLPTHDLTDLSTLRSWVNFPWGQSMEYEIYKATNTIQGYNKAVCLKPEKSIPDAILKQAKGLAIITVVKVGVMVTYNVGTGLVIACREDGSWSPPSAVSSFGMGWGAQAGGELTDFIIVLRTNDAVKTFCGNAHVSLGAGLSAAVGVVGRAAEADLRAGDGGYAACYTYSCSKGAFVGCSLKGSVVMTRSKENSRFYGSQSITASDILLGSLPQPPAAAILYRALGDLSQKLGR
- the LOC110603985 gene encoding uncharacterized protein LOC110603985 isoform X1, translating into MAGNSLNLKPHHEVEGIEHLENRVSNFLPQDNGGLESSTDFYNSAASIGTHRVPTFGEVDPRNSEKKEHASEQNLGKYFFYDSPLSEETGVWIPVSVPPMLENNHEEWSRGFHSNGGYFPEGDIGWNQVIGQEKDLTMWDVIVEMLLAARGKVSAIASGDIHSCNFSWMSSHLLEQAWQEMAQTLTEANFGNVREILEAEPPKWLADSSASACMLCGVRFHPIMCSRHHCRFCGGIFCGECSKGRSLLPVKFRVADPQRVCDVCCVRLETVQPYLMDQVSHAAQLPTHDLTDLSTLRSWVNFPWGQSMEYEIYKATNTIQGYNKAVCLKPEKSIPDAILKQAKGLAIITVVKVGVMVTYNVGTGLVIACREDGSWSPPSAVSSFGMGWGAQAGGELTDFIIVLRTNDAVKTFCGNAHVSLGAGLSAAVGVVGRAAEADLRAGDGGYAACYTYSCSKGAFVGCSLKGSVVMTRSKENSRFYGSQSITASDILLGSLPQPPAAAILYRALGDLSQKLGR
- the LOC110603985 gene encoding uncharacterized protein LOC110603985 isoform X2, which encodes MAGNSLNLKPHHEVEGIEHLENRVSNFLPDNGGLESSTDFYNSAASIGTHRVPTFGEVDPRNSEKKEHASEQNLGKYFFYDSPLSEETGVWIPVSVPPMLENNHEEWSRGFHSNGGYFPEGDIGWNQVIGQEKDLTMWDVIVEMLLAARGKVSAIASGDIHSCNFSWMSSHLLEQAWQEMAQTLTEANFGNVREILEAEPPKWLADSSASACMLCGVRFHPIMCSRHHCRFCGGIFCGECSKGRSLLPVKFRVADPQRVCDVCCVRLETVQPYLMDQVSHAAQLPTHDLTDLSTLRSWVNFPWGQSMEYEIYKATNTIQGYNKAVCLKPEKSIPDAILKQAKGLAIITVVKVGVMVTYNVGTGLVIACREDGSWSPPSAVSSFGMGWGAQAGGELTDFIIVLRTNDAVKTFCGNAHVSLGAGLSAAVGVVGRAAEADLRAGDGGYAACYTYSCSKGAFVGCSLKGSVVMTRSKENSRFYGSQSITASDILLGSLPQPPAAAILYRALGDLSQKLGR